The Micropterus dolomieu isolate WLL.071019.BEF.003 ecotype Adirondacks linkage group LG22, ASM2129224v1, whole genome shotgun sequence genome contains a region encoding:
- the LOC123961600 gene encoding uncharacterized protein LOC123961600, translating into MEVKKNTFLENLRLKTKFVRLKKPAKKTPGKQGKKLAYRRSISVPDLRFVPGEASSSSDFFSISPGVSDTDSVASGSVTDGPLFTDKLSDSVPESTPKVPTDQAAAALKRISLPVGTPTLYEEVDELMNLGSENKVTQEGLYTQVDKRSKGSLPKFTFDPTPSPRSVFTNALDSPKPDLTERQSVSGEDTPADRALAGRVAAALARANSLGDQVNPFTERRTTSLEQNKPSREKGTPAAPADRMSLMLETQGTPLESADGNFLDSSCGTPNEEQVNMPSTTDSEEQDQELCSLLFTSGLSAEEAMQEEAQIEEALEEVSLQCI; encoded by the coding sequence ATGGAAGTCAAGAAAAACACCTTCTTGGAGAACTTGCGCCTGAAAACTAAGTTTGTAAGACTGAAGAAGCCAGCTAAGAAGACGCCTGGCAAGCAGGGGAAGAAGCTGGCCTATCGGCGCAGTATTTCCGTACCAGACCTAAGGTTTGTGCCAGGTGAAGcatcttcttcctctgattTCTTTAGCATCTCCCCTGGTGTGAGTGATACTGATTCTGTCGCCAGCGGCTCCGTCACTGATGGACCACTTTTCACAGACAAACTGAGTGATTCAGTCCCAGAAAGCACACCCAAAGTTCCTACAGATCAGGCAGCTGCTGCTTTGAAAAGAATAAGTTTACCAGTGGGGACACCGACCCTTTATGAGGAAGTTGATGAGTTGATGAATTTAGGCTCAGAGAACAAGGTGACTCAAGAAGGCTTGTATACACAAGTGGATAAAAGATCCAAGGGCAGTTTACCTAAATTTACTTTTGACCCTACTCCTTCACCAAGATCTGTTTTTACCAACGCACTTGATTCACCAAAACCAGACCTTACTGAGAGACAGAGTGTCTCTGGTGAAGACACCCCAGCAGACCGAGCTCTTGCAGGTAGGGTTGCTGCAGCACTGGCCAGAGCAAACTCCCTGGGAGACCAAGTGAACCCTTTCACAGAAAGGAGGACCACATCATTGGAGCAGAATAAGCCATCACGTGAAAAAGGGACCCCTGCAGCTCCTGCAGACAGAATGTCGCTGATGTTGGAGACTCAGGGGACTCCTTTGGAGAGTGCAGATGGCAACTTTCTGGACTCTTCCTGTGGCACTCCCAATGAGGAGCAAGTCAACATGCCCTCAACGACAGATTCGGAGGAACAGGACCAAGAACTCTGCTCCCTCCTATTCACAAGTGGGTTGTCTGCAGAAGAAGCCATGCAAGAAGAAGCCCAGATTGAGGAGGCCTTGGAAGAGGTCAGTTTACAGTGTATTTAA